The genome window AAATCCAGAGCTGAATTTTTTGGAATGCAGCAGAATTTAGCTTGCTCATTCCTTCCCAAAATCATTAACGTAATTGAGGCATTTCATTTTTCCCAAAGATGCCAACCTTGAGTTAGGAAGTGGTCCAGAAACTCCAAATGCAGCAGCGTTCCTTAAGTCATGGAGCGTGGAGCTGATCAGCAGACTGGATGGGGGACCACTAGGAGCCCCATGCAAGTGCAAGATATATGAAtaatattggttttattattattattattattaaagatgcCAGTTTTAGGGGGGAAATGCCATTGCCAATTTTACTACAGGGGAATAAAACCAGCATTTTCTCAGTGTTTTGTTTTATGAGCCAGAGCAACCACCACCCACCCTGTCACCAAGAACTGATCTGGAATCAACTTGGCCAGAGGTCTCAGCTTGATTTAAAGTTTCCTCCCATTATATATAGGAATTTAATAGGGAAGGGCTGTGGTTCAGTGACGGAGCAGCAGGGGCAGAAGTTCCAGGTTTCTTGCACCCCAGCTCCAGTGCTGGGTTTTCTGATTAACTGATGAAAAGTAGTAGGAAGTGGGTGTGTGGAAAGGTTGCAGATAAAAAGCAGTGGAAATGGTGTTTTGGATTACTATGTTTTACTTCTAAAATTCTCTGGTATGTCATGTTGCCAGCCCCTATGGAATCGCCTTGCTCATGCTTattctgaacataagaacatcagaagaccttcctggatcatgccaatggcccacctagtccagcaaccattgtgttctcatagtggccaattaGCAGGGAAACCCgaaagcaggacccgaatgcaaagagcactcacccctcctgcagtttccagtgactggtatttggaagcatactgcctctaaaatagagcatagccatcatggctagtagctattgatagtcatcactgcctcttgtgggaacgaattccatagtttaactatgccctatgtgaagaagtaaattattttgtctgtcctgaatcttccaacagtcatTGCCCACTCACATTTACGATAACGGCGCAGCATCCGTAAGGACTAGAAATATATATCAGACATTCCCATGGTACTGAATCCTGTGCAGTGTGCCTGCAGAATGTATGCATTCTTAGGGGCATATATGTCATACCTTTTTCTAGAATGATGCCAGCTATCTGGATCATTCTGGATAAGACATCCCATGTTAAAGATTTGAGAACAgggcctctcccccctctcctctcgcCCGCAGGGTTTTCAAACCAGCCTGCTGCTTCCATTACCTTGCACTGGCCACTTCTTCACTCCTGTTGTTTGGTTAGACTCTTGAAGAGGAGGGACAGGCtcctttccccccacacacacacacactccaccttCATTGTGGTAGGCGGAGCCCTTAATCCCTGATAAGGGGCAGACTTTAAGATAAAAAGGAAGAGAATGGCCCAGTAAGCATCACCACTCCTGACTACAGCATCTGTCTGGAGTGTGGTGGGCAAGGAAGGCAGGCCAGAAGTGGGGAAAGCCTCAACAGTCAAACTCCACAGCCTCcagcttaaaaaacaaacatcacAGCCCCATGGAAGACCTCAAAGGGTTTGCTGTGGAACCACTAGAAGATTTTGCCCAGTTTATGCCAAGTGCCCAGCACCAGCCTACCTTGGGGAGCTCCAGATTCTCCATCACCCACTGCCTCTCTCCAAGCACCATGCTGGGGTGCTACCCCGGAACATTCCCCAACTCCGCAGACCTGCCCGCTTACCCTCAAGAGAATTTCAGGACTGGGGTAGCCCACGGAGAGTGGTACACTACGGGCACTCCAGATGGGCCCTACCCTTCAAGTAAGTGACCTACGCTCTTATCGATCAGATTGTTTGTTGTGATTGTTCCTAGCAAACTGTCTGTCATTGTGGTGGGTGGAGAGTGtgggtgtgtgcttgtgtgtatgGCTTTAATGCTGCCAAGACTCTGGGCTGGGGAGTGTTGCAtgtagggacgggggggggggagagaaatttgattcagttcgcatttaaaggagaatctgtcaaatttgcgctttctgaaacagtatgagaaccaaaacacatccatccttcgaaagtcacacttctccaaattttgcaatgcagttctccagccaaactatgtttacaaaaatgcatatattagaggaaaggggtcatgaaaatgaacatataagtgaaagtaacatacaaaaatgcattatattaggaggaaattACTTGCAGATATATGTACATCAGACAACACTGCATaccaaaatgggtttattaggagtagggttgccaggttcaatccctgagactgatcctgtatctttaggagaagagaaagtcagccaaatgcaggtgttcttgcaacactgtaatgggaaaaaccacaaggtggaattctcccacccccttgcacaacttttaaagatacagaagacctctgggcttcggtatctttaaaagatgtgcaggggggagaattccaccttgtggtttttcccattacagtgttgcaagaacacctgcacttggctgactttctcttctcctaaagatacaagatcagtctcagggatcgaacctgacaaccctaattaGGGGaattgcacactaaaatgctgaggaattttcatgaagattctttaaaaaattgcaaatggctgcagaaatgtggagaacagaatgtaaggttggaaaaatcagaaacagaaTCGAAATGGACAtatcctcccatccctagttcccctctccctccctctctctctctctctctccctcagtgCCTTGTGCACAAAAGGCACTTTGCTCCCTTTGCGGTGTGCCTGTTGTCGATGGTAACTGGGCCATCCAAGATCAGAGGTCATGACCACATCCTTCCACTCACTGCAGTGTTTTCCCCATGAACAATCTGGCAATTCAAACAAAGCACTTATATGGAGGAGGGACAGTAAAGGGGGGGCAGTCAGGGACCCCAGTGGGACAGGGGCAAACAAGCATTAAGAATCAAACCTCCTCCATTCTGCAAACCTCCCTTTTGAGTTATATTACATGGTCATGCCAGAGCAGTTAATTCCTAACCTGGGAGAAAAGAATGAATGAAAGGCATTCATGAGTGCCCCCACATAGAGGGAGCTTCCACTGTGTCTCTGTCTGAGTCACTGCTCTGGAGGTACTGCCTTCCAACCAGCCTCTTCTGGGCATCGGTGATTTTGCAGGCATCTTTGCCTCTGAATGTCGAAGTGCAGAAACTTGGCAGAGTAACCCACTCTCAAAAGAGGCTTCCTGTTGTACTCCTGCATAAATCTCTGCTCTGGGCTTGCCACCTTCCAACCAGGAATGGGGCATAGACTCTTGGGGGGGGGTACTCCTTGCACACTCTAAAAGGTAATCCCCCTGTTTTCTGGCTTCCGAGAGTGAAGTGTGCCTAGAGTTTGAGTTCAGAAGTTAGGGAAACCCTGCCCTGGAGCCTGAGGAGGGAGGCAGAATGTTGTCAAGCTGGACTTACTAGaggaagtgtggtgtagtggttacaatgTTGGAACAAGGAGTCTGGGGTTCAGATTGTTACTCATCCCTGACGCTCACTCGGTAACTTTGGACCAACATAAGAacctgccttacacagagtcaggccaatggtctagctcactattgtctctACTGGCTGAGCAGCGGCActtcagggtttcaagcagaagTCTCTTCCAACACTATCTGGAGATTCatgggatcgaacctgggaccttttgcaagcCAAGCAGGCGCTCTACCACTGATCCACAGCCCTTCCTTGCAGCATACAGTAACTTACCCAATGCCCGCAAATGCGTGAGGACGTCACCTTGTGCAGAGTCAGGCTGTTCGCCCacatagctcagcattgtctgcacaaTGACTGGAAgtagctctccagcgtttcaggcaggagatgccGGGGGCTGAACCTTGAAGCTTCTGCATCCACAGTGCTCCACTCCTGGCCTGCAGCCCATCCTCTGCCTTCACCTAACcgtcctcacagggttgctgccaGGAGAGACAgccccctgagctccttggaagagagGTGAAACAAACACGTAATGAATAAGAACATATATATACTGCATATATACACCATTGTCTGCAATCAGATCTTATATACCGGTAGGGGACTCATTCTGTTCATGCCAATCCATATGTAACCAGAACAGCCACGCATACATACCCATAGAGGAAATATCAGAAATATAACAGATATATAAGCAATCAGATCTGAAGGAAGGTAGCAATAGAAGATACAGTACTGCTGCATTTAGCCAGTTCCTGGAAATCACTTTCAGAAACAGGTGAGGGGACAACAGTGCTAgccagcattgttgttgttggcaGACTTAGACAAATTAAAACATTGTTCCCACTTTCCGTCCCCAAAGCCTGCATCTTACAGGAATGGAGAaggtgctttataccaagtcagaccattggctcagtATTGTTTTTTATACCTAGTACTGtatactagctcagtattgtctgcactgaccggcagcagctctccagggtttcaggcagggggatctctcccatccctacctggagatgccggggattgaaccacggaccttctgcatgcaaggcagatgctctgccactgagctactacaATCCTTCTTACCTGGCAGCATAAATAGCATATTAGTGACAGAGCTGGCTGGGATGGCTGTTCTTATTTTTAACACCTGCcacttttttgttgcttgttCCTTACAACTGTATCTATGGAGAACTGCGGCTCCCTGTGAATTCTTTGGAGCAAAAACAACCCGATCCGAAACCCTGCAATCTGGGGAGGCAAGAAAACGTCCTCTCACTCCATTTTTGCCCCCATCCCAAAAGCGTCTGCAAGAGCATCTCGGATTTTCTTCCATATCAATAAATGGCTGCTGTAGGGATAGGTGGGGGCGTTCTATCTGGAAACTCCCCAACTCGCCCTTCCCCAAACAACGCACAAACCAAGACCCAGCTATCCTTTCAAacacacacttctccaaattttgcagtgtagttctctaaccaagtaatgattagaaaaatgtgtatataaggggaaagtgtacataaaatgcatatattagtgaaaacaaaaaATGTATAGTGTatgggggaattgcttgcaaaaaatgtgcatattaggggatATGCTGATTAATTTAATggggcctttttctttttttaattgcgaaccagttcagaaatgtggaggactgaatttaagattggaaatatgagaaatggagagaaaccaaaatgcatAGATTTCTCCTTCCCTGGGCTGCTATCCACTTGATGAGGGGGGGGACACTATTGACAAGGATCGCAGAAGAATGAGGATGCAGTGTGCTTCTGTGCTGCACATACACGCACCAGGACCCTGGTAATATACATGCCTCCCTGCACCTCATTTGTCATAATTTTGCTCATTCATAATTTGCATGCTTCAGTAAAAGTGCTGTATTCCATGGGATTACAGTGTAAAATACATTGACCCAGACCTGTTTGGTCCTCAATCAGAGTCCTGATTGGCATCTTGGTGCTCAGGAACAACATGCTACAAAGAGACACCCCCCCTTCCCCAAAATTGGGACACTGCATTTGATGGCGCCCTgcctccctctcgttctttttcCAGTCTCCAGGTATGTGGGGGCATCGGGGTTCAACGTGCCTGGAGGCGACTGCCTGGGCTACATTGGAGAGATGATCAAATCACCACCATTCCTCACCGGGAACCCCACCAAACGGAAGCGTCGCGTGCTGTTTTCCCAGGCCCAGGTCCATGAGTTGGAGAAGAGGTTCGAGCTGCAGAAATACCTCACCGCCCCGGAGCGTGAACACTTGGCTGCCATCACCTGCCTCACCCCAAATCAGGTGAAGATCTGGTTCCAGAACCACCGCTACAAGATGAAGAAGCAAACCAAGCAACAGGACTGCAAGGCCGACCCGGGGCAGGAAGCTCACCAAGGTTGTGACACCATTGCGGCTTCTCACCAAGGCAGCTACGGTTTTGCCGGGTCTCCGATAGAGGAGAAGCCCTTgatggggtctccttttcctttccctgGACTCACAAACAGCAGCCTGGCCAGTCAGAGCTTATCCTCCAGCCCTAGCTCCAGCGCTGactctcagcctggcataaaagTTGCTGAAAGCAGTCTTGCATTTGGAAAGCCGTGGTAGTCTACGAAAGAGAGACCACCAAGGGAATGAGATTTGGATCTTTTGTTGACACAAGAGGCCATGCTGAGtatccaacagcaaatgcaaaaaATTGCCGTATCTTGGGCCAGTAGCACCCAGTGGATAAAGGCACCCAGCATGCCCTCTGTGCCTTCAGGCTGGGCTCTTTGAACACTGAAAACCAGGAAATATTTGCTTGTGCTGCAACCCCAGGGCTGTCAGAGTTTTCCTGTGCAAAACCTTCACTGGGATGCCAGTTGGACTGCACCGATCCTGGTATCCCATCatcaacattaaaacaaaacaaaacacagcatgCTTCAAAGGAGCCGTTTGTAAGGCgtccctttaagaacataagaagagcctgctggatcaggccagtggcccatctagtccagcatcctgttctcacagtggccaaccaggtgcctgggggaagcccgcatgcaggacccaagtgcaagaacactctctcctcctgaggcttccggcaactggttttcagaagcatgctgcctctggctagggtggcagagcacagccatcatggcaagtagccactgatagccctgtcctccatgaatttgtctaatcttcttttaaagccatccaagctttgTAAGGACAATGACAGCTTGGTAACTATCTGCTGCAAATCAGCCCCCGCAATGTGCACTTTTTTGTGTTAAAAATGTGTCCTCACTAAATTGCCTAACAGCTGTTAAAGGACCATGTTCCGTATCCTCAAAGGAGAttcaagggagagagagaaaaacagtttCCCCACCGTGTGTCTTCAAGCGATTCACGTTATACTCAATATTCTCATTAGCAAGATTTCCACTAAACCAGAGTTGGAGAGCCTCAGGCCAGCGGGCCAAAAGTgtccctctaggcctctctattgggccctcaggactctcctcagaccacacccctcacttttTACCTGGTTAGAATGTGCCCTTGGGCTCAGATCATTCTTCTCGATTGCCTGCGAGAGGGCCGTTTTTGAGTGTGTGGAGACACAAGCCTACTGcacaaaaaaagtttaaaaaaattgggCTGTGCCCACTTTTGCTGCTGGTCTTACCCACTATGGACATGTGGCCCCTGTAAGGTTGCcgagaagggaatgcggccctcgagCAGAAAAAGGCTCCCACACCCCTGCACTAAGCGGTGGGACTTTGAGACCTGCAGCGTGGGTCAGCCAGCAATTTGAGGCTTGCCATTTTCTAAATGCAAATAGGAGGACATCTGAGAGAGAGGATTGATCTGCTGGCTGCTGTTGTCACAAAGGCCCTGAACTCTGCCTTGAGAGCCTGTTCCTTATTGCTGTTTCTAGGAGGGGAGAGgagcctgtgcgtgaatttgttttatgtgggaagaTAGGTgtacgatgatcaacacacaatcttgacagaaaaaggctttgatccaatggcatggaaaGAGGAGCGTGTGGCAGGGTGGGTGGTGGTGCTGGAGAAGTCTCTGCCCACTGAAAAGTCACAGATTCCTCAAACCCGCTCTATTAGTTCCCCTGTTCTTTGCTTTCTGACTACTTCTTATGATACTGAAATGGTTGAGAAGACAATAGACAGACTGGCTCATGGGTGTCTGGAATGTTATCATCAAAAACTGTCCGAATCCAGTTAACATCCAGTCTGTCAATGGCCACAGCTTGATTTTCCCTGCCTTCACAGATCCCAGGACATATGTGAGCAAATAAATTTGGCCTCTGGTCTCCAGGATGCATAGAAGAGCTGCCCCCAGATCCCAGCGACAGGGAGCAATTTCTACGGGGCACTTGTTAGTGCAATCACTTATATAATGAAGATTCATGCATACTGTAATATAGCCATACCTGGCTCTATCCATAAATCAGGCAGCTAGCAATACAAGAAATATGAACAAGGGGAACTGTacataccacacatttaaagctgaaggaCTGGAATCAATCCTCCAATTGTTCACTGTTTTACAAGCATTATCACAGAGAAATGATGTTCGAGCAGTGCATCAGGGAAAACTCTGGCAGAGCTTCCATGTCTATTGTCATCGGTGCTGGGGAGGAGGGGGTTAAAGAGCCTTTTGCTAGTGCAGGAGCGACTTCATGCAGAGCCCAAAGTTGCTGGTTCGTCTTCAGTGCTTGCTTGCTTCAAAACAAGGGCCTGTGAAATTTAATCCCTCTCCAAAGGTATATACACTGTACATAAAGGGAGATTTGCACGCATTTCTTGTGGCGGGGGTTGGGGGAGAGGAAGCCAGTCCAAGAGTCTCTGCCGTGCCTTCCCCTTCTGCCGTGTATATAACCTACATGTTGCTCTGTAATCCAACCAAAAGTTGGGTTTTGGAATTCCAAAACATAGGGTGAAAAGAAACATTTTTCATGTCATACTTGTTTCAAACGTCCAAAGCTGCTCATAGAACTGATCTGCCCCGATTATTTGGTTTTGGTCAGTGTGGGTCAGAATGCTTGGCCTGGTCAATAAAACCCTTCACAGCAAAAAGATCCATTCCTATTAATAATGGAAGCAGGCACAACAATGAGGTTCAGCAGAGCCTTCTTTGTTGTTGCCCCAAGGTTTTGGAACACCTCCCCTAGACAGGTACAAAGGGGCCCACCCCCTTCCTACCCCCAGCAAGCTTTGGTTGGCTGAGGTTTTATTGGTTGTTGATTTTTTGAAATTGTTGCTAGGATGTTACTTTCTGCATCTTCCTTATTTCCAGATGGATTTTATAGGGTTACCCAAGTTGTATTTTGtactttttgttgttttcaaataTTATATTATGGTTGTGGGGTAGTCATATAGCTCAGGAAGGGCAGGACACAAATATCACTAAGGAAACATGCAAACAAGCATGGGTGGCAGGGAATTCAACCCTGCTTGGTCGCTATCTCCCCTCCTCTCATCCCTGTGGACTAACTTTGACAAATGGGCAGGACCATGAGCATCCAATCCAGCTGCGTGGTTTAGGGGAAACAGCTTGGTGGTCCAAATTTTGCCCATGagccggaggttccccacccttccaCT of Rhineura floridana isolate rRhiFlo1 chromosome 15, rRhiFlo1.hap2, whole genome shotgun sequence contains these proteins:
- the LOC133370879 gene encoding thyroid transcription factor 1-like, which produces MEDLKGFAVEPLEDFAQFMPSAQHQPTLGSSRFSITHCLSPSTMLGCYPGTFPNSADLPAYPQENFRTGVAHGEWYTTGTPDGPYPSISRYVGASGFNVPGGDCLGYIGEMIKSPPFLTGNPTKRKRRVLFSQAQVHELEKRFELQKYLTAPEREHLAAITCLTPNQVKIWFQNHRYKMKKQTKQQDCKADPGQEAHQGCDTIAASHQGSYGFAGSPIEENLASQSLSSSPSSSADSQPGIKVAESSLAFGKPW